One genomic window of Candidatus Pseudobacter hemicellulosilyticus includes the following:
- a CDS encoding aminoglycoside phosphotransferase family protein, which translates to MLPSILTAFGISPDSCAITPFGSGLINHTWRIECGDKVYILQRINHQVFKQPEAIAANLTTIGRYLQQQHPGYLFTHALPTADGSSTLVVDEVHGYFRLFPFVAGSHSIDVVKSTQQAYEAALQFGRFTRLLSSLDTKLLNITLPDFHNLSLRYRQFEQAVAGAREPRRSLAGDLVRYLSAQQEIVHTYKRIVANPDFPVRVIHHDTKISNILFDDNDKGLCVIDLDTVMPGYFISDVGDMLRTYLSPLSEEETDLSRITVREDYFRAIADGYLQEMGAVLTPEERGYFLYSGKFMIYMQALRFLTDYLNNDSYYGQRYEGHNLDRAANQATLLQRLIEKEAILQG; encoded by the coding sequence ATGTTACCCTCCATACTAACTGCTTTTGGGATCAGCCCGGACAGCTGCGCCATCACTCCATTTGGCAGCGGTCTGATCAATCATACCTGGCGTATTGAATGCGGTGATAAGGTCTATATCCTGCAACGGATCAATCACCAGGTATTCAAACAACCCGAAGCGATTGCCGCCAACCTAACGACCATTGGCCGGTATTTGCAGCAGCAGCATCCAGGTTACCTGTTTACACATGCCCTGCCAACGGCAGATGGCAGCAGCACGCTGGTGGTGGACGAGGTACATGGCTATTTCCGGCTTTTCCCATTTGTAGCCGGCTCACATTCCATTGATGTGGTAAAAAGCACTCAGCAGGCTTATGAGGCTGCACTTCAGTTTGGTCGTTTCACCAGGCTGCTTTCCTCCCTGGATACAAAGCTGCTGAACATTACCCTACCGGATTTTCATAACCTGTCTTTGCGCTACCGGCAATTTGAACAGGCGGTGGCGGGAGCGCGGGAGCCCAGAAGATCCCTGGCCGGCGACCTGGTCCGATACCTGTCGGCCCAACAGGAAATTGTACACACCTACAAGCGTATTGTAGCCAACCCGGACTTTCCGGTAAGGGTGATCCATCACGATACCAAGATCAGCAATATCCTGTTTGACGACAACGACAAAGGCTTGTGCGTCATTGACCTGGACACAGTAATGCCTGGCTATTTCATCAGTGACGTCGGGGACATGCTGCGGACCTATTTAAGTCCTCTCAGCGAAGAAGAGACCGACCTTTCCAGGATCACTGTCCGGGAAGATTATTTCCGGGCCATCGCAGACGGCTATCTCCAGGAAATGGGCGCCGTGCTTACCCCGGAAGAACGGGGTTATTTTTTATATTCCGGGAAATTCATGATCTATATGCAGGCCTTACGGTTCCTGACCGATTACCTGAACAATGATAGCTACTATGGACAACGGTACGAGGGGCATAACCTGGACCGTGCCGCTAACCAGGCCACCCTGCTGCAAAGGCTGATAGAGAAAGAAGCCATTCTTCAAGGCTGA
- a CDS encoding PfkB family carbohydrate kinase, producing MITVIGGTYDELCFEPHWKERFGSGLRACWVINTLGGSNKDIKFCTFADPSIEEFLKMLSPAPFSKLETANIRESIKFYYDHPLITPRIFPRPDTFNRVENTFISQEKNILYYGFMEGSAIVNGKKVVYDPQSPVMPISFSKTGSQAEELVYVINYREATLLSGKTEIQHIKDYFLKEEKAVALVLKMGPRGALVASPGKSDILVPVYRTNNVWPIGSGDVFAAVFAFHWFNNKDIEYAAIQASWQTAAYCNSKDFQFSELGSNSEIRQLKITQYPQGQVYLAGPFFTYSERWLVNEIRRSLLEMNLNVFSPWHDVGHGIASEVVQKDIAALDNSSIVFAVLDGLDSGTLFEIGYAVKQGIPTIGYVENESSESVKMLEGTGCILEKDLTTAVYKCFWKLSENE from the coding sequence ATGATAACAGTAATAGGCGGTACTTACGATGAACTTTGCTTTGAACCTCATTGGAAGGAACGCTTTGGCTCAGGGCTTAGAGCTTGCTGGGTAATAAACACGTTAGGGGGCTCTAATAAAGACATTAAGTTTTGCACGTTTGCAGACCCATCTATTGAAGAGTTTTTGAAAATGCTTTCACCAGCACCTTTTAGCAAACTTGAAACCGCTAATATTAGAGAATCAATAAAGTTCTACTATGATCATCCTTTGATTACCCCTAGAATCTTTCCTCGCCCAGATACTTTCAATAGGGTTGAGAATACCTTTATCTCACAAGAAAAGAATATTTTATACTACGGGTTTATGGAAGGTTCAGCGATCGTAAATGGCAAAAAGGTTGTCTATGATCCGCAATCTCCAGTAATGCCCATCTCGTTTTCAAAAACAGGTTCTCAGGCTGAAGAACTAGTATATGTAATTAACTATCGTGAGGCAACATTACTTTCAGGTAAAACAGAAATTCAGCATATCAAGGATTATTTTCTGAAAGAGGAAAAAGCAGTCGCTCTTGTATTAAAAATGGGACCTAGGGGAGCCTTGGTTGCCTCGCCGGGAAAAAGTGACATTCTTGTTCCAGTTTATAGGACAAATAATGTTTGGCCAATAGGATCAGGGGATGTTTTTGCTGCAGTTTTCGCATTTCACTGGTTTAACAATAAAGACATAGAATATGCAGCAATACAAGCATCATGGCAGACTGCTGCATATTGTAATAGTAAAGATTTTCAATTTTCCGAACTTGGAAGTAACAGCGAAATTCGTCAGTTGAAGATTACTCAATATCCGCAAGGCCAAGTCTATTTAGCCGGCCCATTTTTCACATACTCAGAAAGGTGGCTTGTGAATGAAATTCGAAGAAGTTTACTTGAGATGAATTTAAATGTATTCTCGCCTTGGCATGATGTCGGTCATGGCATAGCAAGTGAAGTCGTTCAGAAAGATATTGCAGCACTTGACAATTCTTCTATCGTATTTGCGGTACTTGATGGTCTTGATTCGGGAACCCTTTTTGAAATAGGGTACGCTGTAAAACAGGGAATTCCTACCATTGGCTATGTTGAAAATGAAAGCTCCGAGTCGGTAAAAATGCTTGAAGGTACTGGCTGCATATTGGAAAAAGATCTTACAACAGCAGTCTATAAATGTTTTTGGAAACTATCTGAAAATGAATAA
- a CDS encoding LacI family DNA-binding transcriptional regulator, producing the protein MSAKLPTIKEIARQLNISASTVSRALNGHPGIGLRTRTRVQDLARQLNYEPNQTALFFQQRKTYTIGVILPELSELFFSASISGIEDTAEKNNYTVLLGQSHDSEEREKKIVETMKNHRVDGLIVSIAKNTSNYDHFESLKKYGIPVVFFDRIPNMTNIHYVACNMASGTIQAINFLLKKGHRVIGMINGPEKLFASQERKQGYQQAMSKSRLKFDPSLVVNTDLTQQGTYKATEELLKSKRKPTAIVAFNDYVAMDAVQCALSHKRKINKDLCFVSYANLPISNYTAYPPMASVEQFPYQQGQKATEILLELLSQSEEDQQNTPYYRIILDSQLVMQGDRQ; encoded by the coding sequence ATGTCGGCCAAACTGCCTACGATCAAAGAAATTGCCAGGCAATTGAACATTTCTGCTTCTACAGTTTCCAGGGCCCTGAACGGCCATCCGGGAATAGGTCTCCGGACAAGGACCCGCGTGCAGGACCTGGCCAGGCAGTTGAATTACGAACCCAATCAAACAGCCCTCTTCTTTCAGCAGCGTAAGACCTACACCATCGGTGTCATCCTTCCTGAACTGTCGGAGCTGTTCTTTTCCGCTTCCATCAGCGGCATAGAAGATACTGCAGAAAAGAATAATTATACGGTGCTGCTGGGGCAAAGCCACGACAGTGAAGAGCGGGAGAAAAAGATAGTAGAGACCATGAAAAATCACCGGGTAGACGGGCTGATTGTCTCCATCGCCAAAAACACCAGCAACTATGACCACTTTGAATCCCTGAAAAAATATGGCATCCCGGTAGTCTTCTTCGACCGCATCCCCAATATGACCAATATCCATTATGTAGCCTGCAACATGGCGTCCGGGACCATCCAGGCCATTAATTTCCTCCTTAAAAAAGGGCATCGGGTAATAGGTATGATCAATGGTCCTGAAAAGCTTTTCGCCAGCCAGGAACGCAAACAGGGCTACCAGCAGGCCATGAGCAAAAGCCGCCTGAAATTTGACCCATCGCTGGTGGTGAATACGGACCTTACCCAGCAGGGCACTTATAAGGCCACAGAAGAACTGCTGAAGTCCAAGCGAAAACCTACTGCCATTGTAGCATTCAATGATTATGTGGCCATGGATGCTGTTCAATGCGCCCTGAGCCATAAGCGTAAGATCAACAAAGACCTTTGCTTTGTAAGTTATGCCAACCTGCCTATCAGTAACTATACGGCCTACCCGCCCATGGCATCGGTGGAACAATTCCCTTATCAGCAGGGCCAGAAGGCAACGGAGATCCTGCTGGAGTTGCTATCCCAGTCGGAGGAAGACCAGCAGAACACTCCTTATTACAGGATCATACTGGATTCCCAGCTGGTCATGCAGGGAGACAGGCAGTAA
- a CDS encoding TIGR02391 family protein: MYGNFALLFDFLATIANLDNVTDQEKIEKMVLLLENIANKIDIGTINKILAKGGDNAPLPEPDDSLASTSVNNMHQQVVANCATFFKQGHYFTCVNEACKAYNKTVQQKSGSDKDGNELMFAILGSKGKLRFNAGNTETEKNELTLRACVFPVPRRP, translated from the coding sequence ATGTATGGCAACTTTGCATTGCTATTTGATTTTCTGGCCACCATAGCCAACTTGGATAATGTAACGGATCAGGAAAAAATTGAGAAAATGGTCCTTCTTCTGGAAAACATAGCAAATAAGATTGATATTGGAACTATTAATAAGATATTAGCAAAAGGAGGGGATAATGCACCATTGCCTGAACCTGATGATTCATTAGCTTCCACATCAGTAAACAACATGCATCAACAGGTGGTAGCTAATTGTGCAACGTTCTTCAAGCAAGGCCATTACTTTACTTGCGTAAACGAAGCCTGCAAAGCATATAACAAAACTGTACAGCAAAAAAGTGGTAGCGACAAAGATGGCAATGAACTTATGTTTGCAATATTGGGGAGTAAAGGGAAACTTCGCTTCAATGCTGGTAATACAGAAACAGAAAAGAATGAGCTTACACTAAGAGCATGTGTTTTCCCTGTACCACGTCGGCCATAA
- a CDS encoding 7-cyano-7-deazaguanine synthase, producing MNKGILLSGGIDSIALSYWKRPDIAFTLNYGQEPALAEIGASKAVCSALNIRHEVIEIDCSKLGSGDLLKQKALDVAPSTEWWPYRNQLLITLACMKAISYGIKELMVGAVRSDGFHKDGTVGFFSRISELMQYQEGNISISAPGIDKISSELVIDSGIPPDILFYAHSCHMGNMPCGHCRGCNKYIEVTQQLSDAGWKKS from the coding sequence ATGAATAAAGGAATTCTTTTGTCAGGCGGCATTGATTCTATAGCATTATCATATTGGAAAAGGCCAGATATAGCTTTCACTCTAAATTATGGACAGGAACCTGCTTTGGCAGAAATAGGCGCAAGTAAAGCTGTATGCTCGGCCCTTAATATAAGACACGAAGTTATTGAGATTGACTGCAGTAAGCTAGGGAGCGGTGATCTTCTGAAACAGAAAGCACTTGATGTTGCTCCTTCCACCGAATGGTGGCCTTACAGAAACCAATTACTAATAACCCTGGCGTGTATGAAAGCAATTTCTTATGGCATAAAAGAGTTAATGGTTGGGGCTGTACGTTCTGATGGGTTTCATAAAGATGGAACCGTTGGTTTCTTTTCTCGAATATCAGAGCTTATGCAATACCAAGAAGGGAATATTAGTATTTCAGCCCCTGGGATCGATAAAATTTCTTCTGAGTTGGTTATAGATTCAGGAATTCCTCCCGACATACTTTTTTACGCTCATTCTTGTCACATGGGGAATATGCCCTGCGGACATTGTCGAGGATGTAACAAATATATAGAAGTGACACAACAGTTAAGCGATGCCGGCTGGAAAAAATCCTAA
- a CDS encoding U32 family peptidase, which yields MDVELLSPAGSFEAMQAAINAGANAIYFGVEQLNMRSRSSGGFIIDDIAEISVRCHAAGLRCYITLNTVMYEYDMQLLQGILKAVKEHGVDAVIASDFAVIESCTRMGIPLHISTQANVSNLESVQFYARFADTIVLARELTLKQIASICSEIKRRKIVGPSGEIVKIEVFIHGALCMAISGKCYLSLHSQNASANRGACVQNCRRPYKVVDTESGNELLVDNEYIMSPQDLCTIPILDEILQSGVAVLKIEGRSKGADYVHTVTTCYREAITAIEQGRFTPGLIADWMQRLSTVYNRGFWEGYYLGREIGQWTKTPGSIATEKKIYAGKGTKYYPKIQVGEFIIEKGSLQEGDVLLLTGNAFGMEKILFDQVLVNGEKQIKALKGDKITFPFAHKISATDKLYKLLPATDA from the coding sequence ATGGATGTAGAATTATTGTCGCCCGCCGGCTCTTTTGAAGCCATGCAGGCCGCTATCAATGCCGGCGCCAACGCCATTTATTTTGGCGTGGAGCAACTGAATATGCGTAGCCGCTCATCGGGCGGGTTCATCATTGATGATATTGCGGAAATAAGTGTGCGCTGCCATGCTGCGGGCCTGCGCTGCTACATCACCCTGAATACCGTGATGTATGAGTATGATATGCAGCTGCTGCAGGGCATTCTGAAAGCCGTAAAGGAGCATGGGGTAGATGCCGTGATCGCTTCGGATTTTGCGGTGATTGAATCCTGCACAAGGATGGGCATTCCCCTGCATATTTCAACCCAGGCCAATGTCAGTAACCTGGAATCGGTGCAGTTCTATGCCCGGTTTGCCGATACCATTGTGCTGGCCCGGGAGCTGACCTTAAAGCAGATCGCTTCTATTTGCAGTGAAATAAAACGCAGGAAGATAGTGGGCCCTTCGGGCGAAATAGTAAAGATCGAGGTTTTTATTCATGGCGCCCTGTGTATGGCTATCTCCGGTAAATGTTACCTGAGCCTGCACAGCCAGAACGCTTCGGCCAACCGCGGGGCCTGTGTGCAGAACTGCCGCCGGCCTTATAAGGTGGTTGATACGGAAAGCGGCAATGAGCTGCTGGTGGACAATGAGTATATCATGTCGCCCCAGGACCTCTGTACCATTCCCATCCTGGACGAGATCCTCCAATCAGGTGTGGCGGTACTGAAAATAGAAGGGCGCAGTAAAGGGGCCGACTATGTCCATACCGTCACCACCTGTTACCGGGAAGCTATTACGGCCATTGAGCAGGGGAGGTTTACCCCCGGTCTTATAGCCGACTGGATGCAGCGGCTGTCCACCGTCTATAACCGGGGATTCTGGGAAGGCTATTACCTGGGCCGGGAAATTGGCCAGTGGACAAAGACACCTGGTTCTATAGCCACCGAGAAAAAGATCTATGCCGGCAAGGGCACTAAATATTACCCAAAGATCCAGGTAGGCGAATTCATTATTGAGAAAGGCAGCCTGCAGGAAGGCGATGTTTTATTGCTGACCGGCAATGCCTTTGGCATGGAGAAGATCCTGTTTGATCAGGTCCTCGTGAACGGCGAAAAGCAAATCAAAGCCCTGAAGGGCGATAAGATCACCTTTCCCTTTGCCCATAAGATCTCCGCAACAGATAAATTATACAAATTACTGCCTGCCACAGATGCCTAA
- a CDS encoding DUF5009 domain-containing protein — MEKLTDQRSDRLLSLDVMRGIIMILLAAESALLYDSLAGLEAGGLAGSLIRQFFHHPWNGLRFWDLVQPAFMTIAGTALYFSYRKKQQQGISWKQHFRHVLIRSFRLFLCGVALHCVYAGKLVWELWNVLTQLSVTTLIAYLIIGRSIKVQLAVSVCLLLLTELLYRTVLMPGFDQPFAEGRNFGSWMDTVLMGKINSDGWVAINILPTAVHTIAGVAIGKAFSTYKTHLLRNLITAALLCLLAGYALDLLHITPIIKRISTSSFVLASLGWVILIFVMIYWLVDRLQYRKYAWIVTVVGMNAIFIYLFFETVGRQWLNGVVKIFSDGLVGWTGIQDAGLEIVAAFAVLLAEWCLCYWLYKKRIFFKL, encoded by the coding sequence ATGGAAAAATTGACTGATCAACGATCGGACCGCTTATTGTCGCTCGATGTCATGCGAGGCATTATCATGATCCTGCTGGCCGCTGAAAGTGCGCTGCTGTATGATTCCCTTGCAGGCCTGGAAGCGGGTGGACTTGCCGGCAGCCTGATCCGGCAGTTCTTTCATCATCCCTGGAATGGGCTGCGCTTCTGGGACCTGGTACAGCCTGCATTTATGACCATCGCCGGGACCGCGCTGTATTTCTCCTACCGGAAAAAACAACAGCAGGGGATCAGCTGGAAACAGCATTTCCGGCATGTGCTGATCCGCTCATTCCGTTTATTCCTGTGCGGCGTCGCCCTGCATTGCGTATACGCCGGAAAACTGGTCTGGGAATTATGGAATGTACTCACACAGCTTTCCGTCACCACCCTGATCGCTTACCTGATCATTGGCAGGTCCATAAAAGTGCAGCTGGCAGTTTCTGTATGCCTGTTGCTATTGACAGAACTGCTATACCGTACTGTGCTGATGCCTGGATTTGACCAGCCCTTTGCTGAAGGCAGGAATTTCGGTTCCTGGATGGATACTGTACTGATGGGTAAGATCAACAGCGATGGCTGGGTGGCTATCAATATCCTGCCTACAGCGGTCCATACCATTGCCGGTGTAGCTATAGGTAAAGCTTTCAGCACTTACAAAACCCATCTGCTCCGGAACCTGATAACAGCTGCGTTGTTATGCCTGCTGGCAGGTTATGCCCTGGACCTGCTGCATATAACCCCCATTATTAAAAGGATCAGCACCAGCTCCTTTGTGCTGGCCTCCCTGGGGTGGGTGATCCTGATCTTTGTGATGATCTACTGGCTGGTTGACAGGCTCCAGTACAGGAAGTATGCGTGGATAGTGACAGTAGTAGGGATGAATGCCATTTTTATCTACCTGTTCTTTGAAACAGTGGGCAGGCAATGGCTGAACGGCGTGGTCAAAATATTCTCCGATGGGCTTGTTGGATGGACAGGTATCCAGGATGCCGGGCTGGAAATAGTTGCAGCATTTGCGGTCCTGCTGGCAGAGTGGTGCTTATGCTACTGGCTATACAAAAAAAGGATCTTCTTCAAATTATAA
- a CDS encoding ferredoxin codes for MPKIIQYRDKCIGCGICFELQPELWRMSRKDGKAVLLKAAAKKLTHVLQVTAQQYEEARAVSEACPVRVIKLG; via the coding sequence ATGCCTAAGATCATTCAATACCGCGATAAATGCATCGGCTGCGGCATCTGTTTTGAGCTGCAGCCCGAGCTATGGCGCATGAGCCGCAAGGATGGCAAAGCCGTACTCCTGAAAGCCGCAGCCAAAAAACTGACCCATGTTTTGCAGGTGACTGCACAGCAGTATGAAGAAGCCAGGGCCGTATCCGAAGCCTGCCCGGTACGGGTGATCAAGCTGGGGTAG
- a CDS encoding Gfo/Idh/MocA family oxidoreductase, with translation MRHYDRRHFLKQSALAGAGLALLGNPVQALAGIKLDKVRIGLIAVGLRGQLHLSQMLKRTDVEIIALADPDKNMLATALQMIKDAGKPAPAVYDNGNYDYRRLLDRKDIDAVIVSSPWEWHLPQGVEAMKAGKIVGMEVSGALKLQDCWDFVNTSEKTGIPIMPLENVCYRRDIMAVLNMVQAGMFGELIHLQGGYQHDLRHILFNNGVSNDPGAEFGEKGYSEARWRTQHYIDRNGENYPTHSLGPVGVMIDLNRGNRLTRLSSISSKARGLHKYIEKQGGASHANAALKFKQGDIVTTQLQTANGETIVLTLDTCLPRPYNLGFRVQGTNGIWQDHHAGEPERGMIYFEDNSEPHTWDNPKEWMEKMDHPLWKKYEKDAEGAGHGGMDFFVDNAFIECIKRKEPFPLDVYDLATWYAITPLSERSIQGGGSLQEIPDFTRGKWKNRKPVFGRSKDY, from the coding sequence ATGCGGCATTACGACAGAAGACATTTTTTGAAACAGTCGGCCCTGGCAGGTGCAGGCCTGGCGTTGCTGGGCAATCCTGTACAGGCGTTGGCCGGTATAAAACTGGATAAAGTGCGTATAGGATTGATTGCAGTAGGGCTCCGCGGCCAGTTGCACTTGTCTCAGATGCTGAAAAGGACCGATGTTGAGATCATTGCGCTTGCTGACCCCGATAAGAACATGCTGGCGACAGCCTTACAAATGATAAAAGATGCCGGTAAACCAGCCCCGGCAGTATATGATAATGGCAATTATGATTATCGCCGGCTGCTGGACCGGAAAGACATTGATGCCGTCATCGTTTCTTCTCCCTGGGAATGGCATTTGCCACAGGGCGTTGAGGCTATGAAAGCCGGCAAGATAGTAGGGATGGAAGTATCCGGCGCCCTCAAACTCCAGGACTGCTGGGATTTTGTGAATACCAGCGAGAAAACAGGCATACCCATTATGCCCCTCGAAAATGTTTGTTACCGCCGCGATATTATGGCAGTGCTCAATATGGTACAGGCCGGCATGTTTGGTGAGCTCATTCACCTCCAGGGCGGTTACCAGCACGACCTGCGGCATATCCTCTTTAATAACGGCGTCAGTAACGACCCGGGCGCGGAGTTCGGCGAAAAAGGATACAGTGAGGCCAGGTGGCGCACCCAGCACTATATTGACCGCAACGGTGAAAACTATCCCACCCATAGCCTGGGACCGGTAGGTGTAATGATAGACCTCAACAGGGGCAACAGGCTCACAAGGCTATCCTCCATATCTTCCAAGGCAAGAGGACTGCATAAGTATATCGAGAAGCAGGGTGGGGCCAGCCACGCCAATGCTGCGCTGAAATTCAAACAGGGAGATATTGTTACCACACAGCTACAGACCGCGAACGGTGAAACCATTGTGCTGACCCTGGATACCTGCCTGCCGCGACCCTATAACCTGGGCTTCAGAGTACAGGGCACCAACGGCATCTGGCAGGACCACCACGCTGGCGAACCGGAACGCGGGATGATCTATTTTGAAGACAATAGCGAACCGCATACCTGGGATAACCCGAAAGAGTGGATGGAAAAAATGGACCATCCGCTGTGGAAGAAATACGAGAAAGATGCCGAAGGCGCAGGACATGGCGGCATGGACTTCTTTGTAGACAATGCCTTTATTGAATGTATCAAACGAAAAGAACCTTTCCCGCTGGATGTGTACGATCTGGCTACCTGGTATGCTATTACCCCGCTGAGCGAGAGATCTATTCAGGGCGGTGGCAGCTTACAGGAAATACCCGATTTTACCCGCGGTAAATGGAAAAACCGTAAGCCCGTTTTCGGCAGAAGTAAAGACTATTAA
- a CDS encoding nitroreductase family protein, which produces MPAGKNPNPRKKIQNTPTFHYKIGEYILLPEILDTNQILFFTVLKRRRSTRSFGKLSLNELSTLLWHSAKVQKLFVSENGAILSHRPAPSAGGIHPIDVFVSLPTLINERKLLLYDPIGHRLGRLIINPVDESSFFEEVNNCLQMDNGTLIWFGAYMASTALKYHNPESLVWRDAGALLMTFQLVATALGIASCPVGTLGEPFFFNSLDKMVLSSGGVLVGKGYDYTEE; this is translated from the coding sequence ATGCCGGCTGGAAAAAATCCTAATCCTAGAAAGAAAATACAAAATACTCCAACCTTCCATTATAAGATTGGAGAGTATATTTTGCTTCCTGAAATTTTAGATACAAATCAGATTTTATTTTTTACAGTACTTAAAAGAAGAAGGTCTACTCGTTCTTTTGGGAAGTTAAGTTTAAATGAGCTTAGCACGTTGTTGTGGCATTCGGCAAAAGTCCAGAAATTATTCGTTTCTGAAAATGGAGCTATTCTTTCTCATAGGCCAGCGCCTTCTGCTGGAGGTATTCACCCAATAGATGTATTTGTATCACTCCCGACATTAATAAATGAAAGGAAGCTGTTGCTTTATGATCCAATTGGACATAGGCTCGGACGATTAATAATAAATCCTGTGGATGAATCTTCTTTTTTTGAAGAGGTCAATAATTGTTTGCAGATGGATAATGGCACATTAATCTGGTTCGGTGCATATATGGCTAGCACTGCATTGAAATATCACAACCCTGAAAGCCTGGTATGGCGGGATGCTGGTGCTCTGTTAATGACTTTTCAGCTGGTCGCGACAGCCTTAGGTATAGCTTCTTGCCCAGTCGGTACTCTTGGCGAACCCTTTTTTTTTAATTCATTAGATAAAATGGTGTTAAGTTCAGGAGGTGTTTTAGTTGGTAAAGGCTACGATTATACTGAGGAGTAA